A part of Nocardioides plantarum genomic DNA contains:
- a CDS encoding MCE family protein: protein MKLLDKKTATDATKLGVFMLVTIMATGLLVIVIGNIGFKGSQDYKAVFSDATGVVKGDDVRIAGVKVGTVKDIKVIDNDDRRDDTRAPLKLAEVSFSVENGTELTQSTYAALRYRNLVGQRYVSLTQGEGEPGLLEAGGTIPTSRTEEALDLTTLFNGFKPLFRALNPDDVNKLSYEVIQVFQGEGGTLEGLLASTASVTDTLADRDAVIGQLLDNLDFVLDHLADRDTQLSALIVNFRKLVSGLKSDRSAILDSFDQITRLSVETADLVKGVRPAFVEDIKQLRRLTKNIADNKQELDRALQVLPIKLNKVGRTAAYGSFFNFYLCDFKGSVTAPGLGTKALKVPDGLIGGERCTLQ, encoded by the coding sequence ATGAAGCTCCTCGACAAGAAGACCGCGACCGACGCCACCAAGCTGGGCGTCTTCATGTTGGTCACGATCATGGCGACCGGCCTGCTCGTCATCGTGATCGGCAACATCGGGTTCAAGGGCAGTCAGGACTACAAGGCCGTCTTCTCCGACGCCACCGGCGTCGTCAAGGGTGACGACGTCCGGATCGCCGGCGTCAAGGTCGGCACCGTCAAGGACATCAAGGTGATCGACAACGACGACCGCCGCGACGACACCCGCGCGCCGCTCAAGCTGGCCGAGGTCTCCTTCTCCGTCGAGAACGGCACCGAGCTGACGCAGTCGACGTACGCCGCGCTGCGCTACCGCAACCTCGTCGGGCAGCGCTACGTCTCGCTGACGCAGGGCGAGGGCGAGCCCGGGCTGCTCGAGGCGGGAGGCACCATCCCCACGTCGCGCACCGAGGAGGCCCTCGACCTCACCACGCTCTTCAACGGGTTCAAGCCGTTGTTCCGCGCCCTGAACCCCGACGACGTCAACAAGCTCTCCTACGAGGTGATCCAGGTCTTCCAGGGCGAGGGTGGCACCCTCGAGGGCCTCCTCGCCAGCACCGCCTCGGTCACCGACACGCTGGCCGACCGGGATGCCGTCATCGGCCAGCTGCTCGACAACCTCGACTTCGTCCTGGATCACCTGGCCGACCGCGACACCCAGCTCTCGGCGCTGATCGTCAACTTCCGCAAGCTCGTCTCGGGTCTCAAGAGCGACCGGAGCGCCATCCTCGACTCCTTCGACCAGATCACCCGGCTCTCGGTCGAGACCGCCGACCTCGTCAAGGGTGTCCGCCCGGCGTTCGTCGAGGACATCAAGCAGCTGCGCCGCCTGACCAAGAACATCGCGGACAACAAGCAGGAGCTCGACCGCGCGTTGCAGGTGCTGCCGATCAAGCTCAACAAGGTCGGACGCACCGCCGCCTACGGCTCGTTCTTCAACTTCTACCTCTGCGACTTCAAGGGCTCGGTCACTGCTCCCGGACTCGGTACGAAGGCGCTCAAGGTGCCCGACGGCCTCATCGGCGGAGAAAGGTGCACCCTCCAGTGA
- a CDS encoding MCE family protein: MKPFRERNPVIIGALSLSLILMLLLAAFRAQDLPLIGGGDTYYAVFKDTGGLQAKDEVRMAGVRIGVVKDVELDGGQVKVTFKITEDEQFGDKTEANIKVKTLLGSMYLDLVPAGDGQLDTESTIPQERTKEPFDVIDAFSGLADTIGDGSDTSSPDADIDTKQLTESLSVLADLTRNTPEEFGDALDGLSRLSANLADRDGQINSLLKNLKRVSSVLDDRDQDIVKLMADADTLFEALLQRREQLHELLVSTRTLSKELTALIRQSRADLKPALTQLDTVLDVINKNEDNLDNSLRLMAPFYRVFANTLGTGPWFDTFIENLPPVPSLPTLPTRSN, encoded by the coding sequence GTGAAGCCCTTCCGTGAACGCAACCCCGTGATCATCGGCGCGCTCAGCCTGTCCCTCATCCTGATGCTGCTGCTCGCGGCCTTCCGGGCCCAGGACCTGCCGCTCATCGGCGGCGGCGACACCTACTACGCCGTGTTCAAGGACACCGGCGGCCTGCAGGCCAAGGACGAGGTCCGGATGGCCGGCGTCCGGATCGGCGTCGTCAAGGACGTCGAGCTCGACGGCGGTCAGGTCAAGGTCACCTTCAAGATCACCGAGGACGAGCAGTTCGGCGACAAGACCGAGGCCAACATCAAGGTCAAGACCCTGCTCGGGTCGATGTACCTCGACCTCGTTCCCGCCGGCGACGGGCAGCTCGACACCGAGTCGACCATCCCCCAGGAGCGCACGAAGGAGCCGTTCGACGTCATCGACGCCTTCAGCGGCCTCGCCGACACGATCGGCGACGGGTCCGACACCTCGAGTCCCGACGCCGACATCGACACCAAGCAGCTGACCGAGTCGCTCTCGGTGCTGGCCGACCTCACCCGCAACACCCCGGAGGAGTTCGGCGACGCCCTCGACGGGCTGTCCCGGCTCTCGGCCAACCTGGCCGACCGCGACGGACAGATCAACTCGCTGCTCAAGAACCTCAAGCGGGTCTCCAGCGTGCTCGACGACCGCGACCAGGACATCGTCAAGCTGATGGCCGACGCCGACACGCTGTTCGAGGCGCTGCTCCAGCGTCGCGAGCAGCTCCACGAGCTGCTCGTCTCGACCCGGACCCTGTCGAAGGAGCTGACGGCCCTGATCCGCCAGTCGCGTGCCGACCTCAAGCCCGCGCTCACCCAGCTCGACACCGTGCTCGACGTGATCAACAAGAACGAGGACAACCTCGACAACAGCCTCCGGCTGATGGCGCCGTTCTACCGCGTGTTCGCCAACACCCTGGGCACCGGCCCGTGGTTCGACACCTTCATCGAGAACCTGCCCCCGGTGCCGAGCCTCCCGACGCTTCCGACCCGGAGCAACTGA
- a CDS encoding MCE family protein, producing the protein MDAKRAVAPLIFLVLVGVAGFTLLRGGDEPHRLTAYFPRTVSLYEGSEVRVLGVPVGKVDKITPDGTRVKVEMTYADDVRLPKGAKAMIISPAIVGDRYVQVTPAYTGGPELPANAVLESSSEVPIELDEIYSNLDRLTVALGPDGANSQGALSDLLKVTARNFGGQGNQFNKTIENFGRLSSTLDDNKDELFGAAAELQKFITTLADNDKTVRDFNDSLGRVSTLLADERQELAGSLKNLAVALDEVGQFVRDNRDVLKTDIKGLNRVAKVLVKQRDALSETLRTAPLALNNLALTYNPDTGTLDTNANVGSLLGNLTSDPTRVLCALVSGNDNEGKLCDLIKSLPLPRAAPFGPGTGSLYTSKSDPTLGGLVPAAATTGDAR; encoded by the coding sequence ATGGACGCGAAACGGGCCGTGGCCCCCCTCATCTTCCTGGTCCTCGTCGGGGTCGCCGGGTTCACGCTCCTGCGCGGTGGCGACGAGCCCCATCGGCTCACGGCCTACTTCCCCCGCACCGTCTCGCTCTACGAGGGCAGCGAGGTCCGGGTGCTGGGCGTCCCGGTCGGAAAGGTCGACAAGATCACGCCCGACGGCACCCGGGTCAAGGTCGAGATGACCTACGCCGACGACGTGCGGCTCCCCAAGGGCGCCAAGGCCATGATCATCTCGCCGGCCATCGTGGGCGACCGCTACGTCCAGGTCACTCCTGCCTACACCGGCGGTCCCGAGCTGCCCGCCAACGCCGTCCTCGAGTCCAGCAGCGAGGTCCCGATCGAGCTCGACGAGATCTACTCCAACCTCGACCGGCTCACCGTGGCGCTGGGTCCCGACGGCGCCAACTCCCAGGGCGCGCTCAGCGACCTGCTCAAGGTGACGGCCCGCAACTTCGGCGGCCAGGGCAACCAGTTCAACAAGACCATCGAGAACTTCGGACGACTCAGCTCCACGCTCGACGACAACAAGGACGAGCTGTTCGGTGCCGCCGCCGAGCTGCAGAAGTTCATCACCACCCTGGCCGACAACGACAAGACGGTGCGCGACTTCAACGACTCCCTCGGCCGGGTCTCCACGCTCCTGGCCGACGAGCGCCAGGAGCTGGCCGGCTCGCTGAAGAACCTCGCGGTCGCCCTCGACGAGGTCGGGCAGTTCGTCCGGGACAACCGCGACGTCCTCAAGACCGACATCAAGGGTCTCAACCGGGTCGCCAAGGTCCTGGTCAAGCAGCGGGACGCGCTCAGCGAGACCCTGCGGACCGCTCCGCTGGCCCTGAACAACCTGGCGCTGACCTACAACCCCGACACCGGCACCCTCGACACCAACGCCAACGTGGGGAGCCTGCTCGGCAACCTCACGAGCGACCCCACCCGGGTGCTGTGCGCCCTGGTGAGCGGCAACGACAACGAGGGCAAGCTCTGCGACCTCATCAAGAGCCTCCCGCTGCCACGAGCCGCCCCGTTCGGCCCGGGCACCGGCTCGCTCTACACCTCCAAGTCCGACCCCACCCTGGGCGGCCTCGTCCCGGCCGCGGCCACGACCGGAGACGCCCGATGA
- a CDS encoding MCE family protein codes for MSRLVRALVALVVGSVVLSGCDFDVYELPLPGGADVGDNAMTVTVEFDNVLDLVPQSSVKVSDVTVGKVRSIDVEEKDGADGKLGYIALVELEVRGDTELPANATATIRQTSLLGEKFVSLSAPATGASGKLADGDKIPVERTGKNPEVEEVLGALSLLLNGGGLDKVRTITTEVNAALAGREDSVRSLLTQVATFMGQLDDNKKDIVDAIESLNKLAKGVKRQQPKIDLALEELPSALTSIDRQRDDLVRMLKALDNLGDVGVRVIRKTKADTITTVEQLRPTLTQLANAGDDLVNSFNVILTYPFVDEVVGRDPQVARNLHMGDYVNLSVELNLDLGNLQLPGISCYELDALPATGVLPPFSKLCEDAQDALADCLKDFTRSCISGVVDAVCDNLPDPTDPLCDVVDGLIGSLNGLLGGGGGGGGGGGGGGGGGGGGGGGGGGIPGLPDLPGLPGLGDLGGLTNRPAVGSDPQARDRGPTMGQLMAAYDPALVSLLTPGMVLR; via the coding sequence ATGAGCCGCCTGGTCCGCGCGCTGGTCGCCCTGGTCGTCGGCAGCGTCGTGCTGTCCGGCTGCGACTTCGACGTCTACGAGCTGCCCCTGCCCGGCGGAGCCGACGTCGGCGACAACGCGATGACGGTCACGGTCGAGTTCGACAACGTCCTCGACCTCGTGCCCCAGTCGAGCGTCAAGGTCAGCGACGTCACCGTCGGCAAGGTCAGGTCGATCGACGTCGAGGAGAAGGACGGTGCCGACGGCAAGCTCGGCTACATCGCGCTCGTCGAGCTCGAGGTCCGCGGCGACACCGAGCTCCCTGCCAACGCCACTGCCACCATCCGCCAGACCAGCCTGCTCGGCGAGAAGTTCGTCTCGCTCTCGGCCCCCGCCACCGGAGCCAGCGGCAAGCTCGCCGACGGCGACAAGATCCCGGTCGAGCGCACCGGCAAGAACCCCGAGGTCGAGGAGGTGCTCGGCGCGCTGAGCCTGCTCCTCAACGGAGGCGGGCTCGACAAGGTCCGCACGATCACCACCGAGGTCAACGCGGCCCTGGCGGGTCGCGAGGACTCGGTGCGGTCGCTGCTCACGCAGGTCGCCACCTTCATGGGACAGCTCGACGACAACAAGAAGGACATCGTCGATGCCATCGAGTCCCTCAACAAGCTGGCCAAGGGCGTCAAGCGCCAGCAGCCCAAGATCGACCTCGCGCTCGAGGAGCTGCCCAGCGCGCTGACCTCGATCGACCGCCAGCGCGACGACCTCGTCCGGATGCTCAAGGCGCTCGACAACCTCGGCGACGTGGGCGTCCGCGTGATCCGCAAGACCAAGGCCGACACCATCACCACCGTCGAGCAGCTGCGACCCACGTTGACCCAGCTCGCCAACGCCGGCGACGACCTCGTCAACTCGTTCAACGTGATCCTGACCTACCCGTTCGTCGACGAGGTCGTGGGACGCGACCCCCAGGTGGCCCGCAACCTGCACATGGGCGACTACGTCAACCTCTCGGTCGAGCTCAACCTCGACCTCGGCAACCTCCAGCTGCCCGGCATCTCGTGCTACGAGCTCGACGCCCTCCCCGCCACCGGTGTTCTGCCGCCGTTCTCAAAGCTCTGCGAGGACGCCCAGGACGCGCTCGCCGACTGCCTCAAGGACTTCACCCGCTCCTGCATCTCCGGCGTCGTCGACGCCGTCTGCGACAACCTGCCCGACCCGACCGACCCGCTCTGCGACGTCGTCGACGGACTCATCGGCAGCCTCAACGGGCTGCTCGGCGGCGGCGGTGGCGGTGGCGGCGGTGGCGGCGGTGGCGGCGGTGGCGGCGGTGGCGGCGGCGGTGGCGGCGGTGGCATCCCCGGCCTTCCGGACCTGCCCGGCCTGCCCGGTCTGGGCGACCTGGGCGGCCTGACCAACCGGCCGGCGGTCGGATCCGACCCCCAGGCCCGGGACCGCGGTCCGACGATGGGTCAGCTCATGGCCGCCTACGACCCGGCTCTCGTGAGCCTGCTGACCCCCGGAATGGTGCTGCGATGA
- a CDS encoding MCE family protein: MITRRTKVQLMIFVIITLLGVSYVGARYARLDEKVRDTSYEVEADFAESGGIFAGAEVTYRGVGIGTVDRMELTEDGVKVVLKIDDKWDDIPADTLAAVGNRSAVGEQFVDLQPKVDGGPRLQDGSVIDVADTRTPIATEKLLSDLVTTVDSVDQDALRTTVSELGKAFNGTGDDLQTIIDTGSSFIEAADDNFDITTKLIEDGNTVLNTQIDSGSDLRTFADQLSLFSATLAKADPDLRGVIDNGSFAANQLESLIKDNRVELGSLLNNLVTTGKILVKNIPGLEQVLVIYPYIVEAGYTVVAKSPDTQMYDAHFGLILATTSPCKNGYQGTQIRAPQERFGNPAMNDDARCVDPPSVSNPRGAQNLPRVGTSQRPDAFFDPGTGKVTYTDPAVADPVAPWASGGTVAPRTLGKESWKWLYLQPMTGK; the protein is encoded by the coding sequence ATGATCACCCGTCGGACCAAGGTGCAGCTGATGATCTTCGTGATCATCACGCTGCTCGGTGTCTCCTACGTCGGGGCGCGCTACGCGCGGCTCGACGAGAAGGTCCGCGACACCAGCTACGAGGTCGAGGCCGACTTCGCCGAGTCCGGCGGCATCTTCGCCGGCGCCGAGGTGACCTACCGCGGCGTCGGCATCGGGACCGTCGACCGGATGGAGCTCACCGAGGACGGCGTCAAGGTCGTGCTCAAGATCGACGACAAGTGGGACGACATCCCGGCCGACACCCTCGCCGCCGTCGGCAACCGCTCCGCGGTCGGCGAGCAGTTCGTCGACCTCCAGCCCAAGGTCGACGGCGGTCCCCGGCTCCAGGACGGCTCGGTCATCGACGTGGCCGACACCCGCACCCCGATCGCCACCGAGAAGCTGCTGTCCGACCTCGTCACGACGGTCGACTCGGTCGACCAGGACGCGCTACGCACCACGGTCTCCGAGCTAGGGAAGGCGTTCAACGGCACCGGCGACGACCTGCAGACGATCATCGACACGGGCAGCTCGTTCATCGAGGCCGCCGACGACAACTTCGACATCACCACCAAGCTGATCGAGGACGGCAACACCGTCCTGAACACCCAGATCGACTCGGGCTCCGACCTGCGGACCTTCGCCGACCAGCTGTCGCTGTTCAGTGCCACCCTCGCCAAGGCCGACCCCGACCTGCGCGGCGTCATCGACAACGGGTCCTTCGCGGCCAACCAGCTCGAGAGCCTGATCAAGGACAACCGGGTCGAGCTCGGCTCCCTGCTCAACAACCTGGTGACGACCGGCAAGATCCTGGTCAAGAACATCCCGGGGCTCGAGCAGGTCCTGGTCATCTATCCCTACATCGTCGAGGCCGGCTACACCGTCGTGGCCAAGAGCCCCGACACCCAGATGTACGACGCCCACTTCGGCCTGATCCTCGCCACCACCTCACCCTGCAAGAACGGCTACCAGGGCACCCAGATCCGAGCCCCGCAGGAGCGGTTCGGCAACCCGGCGATGAACGACGACGCACGATGCGTCGACCCACCGAGCGTCTCCAACCCGCGCGGCGCGCAGAACCTCCCGCGGGTCGGTACCTCGCAGCGTCCCGACGCGTTCTTCGACCCCGGGACCGGCAAGGTCACCTACACCGACCCCGCCGTCGCCGACCCCGTCGCGCCGTGGGCCTCGGGCGGTACCGTTGCGCCTCGAACGCTCGGAAAGGAGTCGTGGAAGTGGCTCTACCTCCAGCCCATGACGGGCAAGTAG
- a CDS encoding J domain-containing protein, whose amino-acid sequence MIPSWYDVLGLDDDATTDEVRAAWQQAVAGLDPTDRRFKQRNRAAEVLLDPDRRAAHDRELAAQEDREDDWVDDPAAVAPAAETAETTETDQSAETAETAETGETGETGETGETAEAAEAAEAAEAAETVSDDTGVTDAPAAVSLDKRVDADPPAAEPARPRTGRVRVLLGLGVVALVLLLATLAALIAGGGGEESASGSDLPDTRQVEAARKAAETAVGPVLSYDYRDLDKSFAAAKAFMTPRYQGVYDQNVAGYVKENAPTTKTIVTAEVVSSGIVRTGKDRVDVLVFINRPTRNATRDEVSRDQVTVRMLDVDDSWLVDCLITEPGGTC is encoded by the coding sequence ATGATCCCGAGCTGGTACGACGTCCTCGGCCTCGACGACGACGCCACGACCGACGAGGTCCGGGCCGCCTGGCAGCAGGCGGTCGCCGGCCTCGATCCCACCGACCGCCGCTTCAAGCAGCGCAACCGCGCCGCCGAGGTGCTCCTGGACCCCGACCGCCGCGCCGCCCACGACCGAGAGCTGGCCGCGCAGGAGGACCGCGAGGACGACTGGGTCGACGACCCGGCGGCGGTCGCACCCGCCGCCGAGACCGCGGAGACCACCGAGACCGATCAGTCCGCCGAGACCGCCGAGACCGCCGAGACGGGCGAGACGGGCGAGACGGGCGAGACGGGCGAGACCGCCGAGGCCGCCGAGGCCGCCGAGGCCGCCGAGGCCGCCGAGACCGTCAGCGACGACACCGGCGTCACGGACGCGCCCGCCGCTGTCTCGCTCGACAAGCGCGTCGACGCGGACCCGCCCGCGGCCGAGCCGGCGCGACCGCGCACCGGCCGGGTCCGCGTCCTGCTGGGGCTCGGGGTGGTCGCCCTGGTGCTGCTGCTCGCGACCCTCGCCGCGTTGATCGCCGGGGGAGGGGGCGAGGAGTCCGCGTCCGGCAGCGACCTGCCCGACACCCGGCAGGTCGAGGCCGCCCGCAAGGCCGCCGAGACCGCGGTCGGCCCGGTGCTGTCCTACGACTACCGCGACCTCGACAAGAGCTTCGCTGCCGCCAAGGCGTTCATGACGCCCCGTTACCAGGGCGTCTACGACCAGAACGTCGCCGGCTACGTCAAGGAGAACGCACCCACCACCAAGACGATCGTCACCGCCGAGGTCGTCAGCTCCGGCATCGTCCGTACCGGCAAGGACCGGGTCGACGTCCTGGTCTTCATCAACCGGCCGACCCGCAACGCCACCCGCGACGAGGTATCGCGCGACCAGGTGACCGTGCGGATGCTCGACGTCGACGACAGCTGGCTCGTCGACTGCCTGATCACGGAGCCGGGCGGAACCTGCTGA